acatttattggaattatgaaaaccggattttgtcattcattgcatatcttgagaatactttcggttttggaaattctttggtgtccaaacatccttggtctataaatacctaagtttgcatttctagcaaaccatcctaagagccaggaaaacttcatttcttgttatttatggtggagccgtctattcagagaggaaagtatcctaattaggtgaaatctcttacgaccgctcgtttaaggacttttgtgggatcaagaagctctacgagtactgttggagggaaactagataattgcagagTTATTAGTTTTGAATTGATTTGACTGACTAacaattgttgaaactttgattgcacctagtttgcttaatcttgataatcttatcttctgatataagattcactcaaactagatcgaagtatcaacgagatctttagaactgttgttatatctaaagacatcttgtgacaatccattgttaacagacttcgtttcgTGCGTGATtgtcacaagatattcaagtggtgttggACAGGTTATTGAAGGTTAAAGAAGACTTgaaaacgaagaagatttcttattggttttcgtatcttgtgaattgtgtgcacaaaccttgatcggctaggatccaactagaatcgaatttattcgattgattagttgctgagatcggcatcgctttatagtttctctttaagATCTATACTAATTAATttgcgaatctatacttgactatttcagtAGTCAAAGTTAAATtggtctaaccagacaaaggagtttattagataaaCATAAGGGCCTTTGTCAAagactcatctatatctttagcaaagattgattagagttgtttccaaacagattcttccttcacTGCTTAGAATACGATctaaggacttgctattcacgtgcgtgactctagaagtcgaaggcgtgtggatactaagggaactaagtagctagggatagtctgcttggtctcaactatatgaagttagtttagattttttatagcggattaattctgtgagtatttaaaactggactagatcccgaggtttttctgcatttgcggtttcctcgttaacaaagtcttgttgtgtcttttaatttgatttttctcattataattgttattataataaagtaaaacacACATACGTTAACTccgttatacttgatagtgatcctatagattttggttaataccgaacctattatcaaatatcacactttgattgtcatATCTTCTCGATCTAGTATGTCAATcagacaagttatcttgttgtcgtattgtctctatcttgtatccatagacgatcacgcaaagtgtgaataccgaagttgttgtattctctcgactttgtccatagacgatcacacttggtaagagaacttataggttgaaacaaaaagattgtggtgtatttgggtaccctcgtcttttcacctgACAATCAATACACATCCGACATCCTCCATCTTTCTTATCAACTAAAAATGCTGGAATAACACAAGAACGTTTTCTTGGTCGAATCAAACCTTTGCTCAATAAATCATTTACCTAACCCATTAAAATCTCATGTTCTTGTGGACTCAGCCGGTGTTGTGCTTGATTTGGAAGAGAAGCTCCAGGAATTAAATCAACATGATATTGCAAATTATGTAAAGGAAGTAAATAAGTAGGTAATTCCTCTGGAAATAAAGCACCATATTTAAGTAAAAGAGGTCGTACCTTTTTAAGAATCTCTACCGATGGTTTTTTATCTTCATGAGAACGCAAAGTGTGATTATTATGGAATAAATGAGCAATTGTTGCCACCAAAGCACTTGTTTTGCTGTCACTACGAGTTTCCACAACAGTTGAAGACTTGGAAGGATGTAAGATTTTATGTTTCCCATCTTTGTAGAATGTGTAAGTATTTTCATAATAATTATGAACCACATGAGCATCGTACTGCCAAGGTCTTCCAAGAAGAAGATGAGTATCATTCATATTAATACATCACAAAGTACTGTATCTTCAAAATTTGGAAAAGAGAACTTCACAGGACATTTGTGAGTTATTTTTTGAGACGACGAGTTATTAGTTCAACCAACCGTATAAGGGTGAGGGTGTGGTTTTACTGGTACCCCTAACTTTTCCACTACAATGGAAACGATGTAACTATCGACACTACCATTATCCAATATTAAGTCACAAACTTTTCCTCTATCTCACACTTATATTTAAAAATGTTATGCCTTTGATATGCACATGGATCAAATAGAAATAAATGACGAATCATACCCATAAAGTGTTCACCATATGAGCCATACACCTCCTTGGAGGAATCATGTTCACTGGCAAAGTCCTCTTTTTGTTCTTCAAGAGAGTCACTCACAAAAACATTGAACTTACGACAATCCCTAGATTAATCGCCAGTCTGTTGACATTTATTGCACTTTTCTCCTCTAAACTTAGTATATCGGTTTGGAGGTTTATTTTGAGGTGGAAAGGTTAGACTATTTCTATTTGGGAAAAGAGTATTATTGGGTAGGTGAGTGGTAGAAGAAAAAGGTTTTTGTGGTACTGCTTGACTGTTTTGTGAGTTGGAAGGATGAGAGGAGCATATTGTGCAAGTGATTGTGAATAGGTAAAATTGGTAACTTGGATTTGTTGTTCGCACTGAAAATATGGGGATTCCTCTTTATAAGTTGGGATGGAAGATGGATTAAAATTACGGGGTTGATAACGAGAAGATGAAGTATAATTAGGTTTAAAGTTACCTTGAAAACGAGCAGGTTGACGATTTTGTGTTACTCTTTAAGAAGGAAGAACACGACGTTCCACCTTGATGGACTGTTGAATAGCCTCCACCATAGTGTACACTGATTGTGTCATACCATGCTGATTTCAACTATTTAATCCTTCGATAAACCTTGCTTCCAATTGTTATTTAGTTTCATGAAGTTGATTCCGAGAAACCAAATTGTAGAACTTCGTGTTATATtattgctcggttgaatccactcaacgttggtatgtcaagtttggttgtcataatttagaatcaaaactcatctagagtcgcttgattaattactagagtcagcCCCGTTTAGGttggactagaaagtctaggaatattgtgacttacaagtattactttgtagacccgaagaatgtgaagaagtaacgactacaacgaagacatcatccttccacttgaggttagtaatactgacttgacttgtttcctttcctaacttatctttcaagtcgctttattatgatcaaagtatcaaggaattatattgaattacgaattataacgcttatcttttgaacttcataaataCGAAATCAACATAAtgtatgtatttagttacttgattatgtatggtatataggtgtgatttcatgctaggaaactatgtattattacattggtttaaggaggTAGATGTACGAACTTGTTCtgtaatcgaaagggaaatcaataagtGTGTTGTTCCGGTTTTTCATTGAATAACATTTGGATTAccaatgcaaggtcacaaggtagaaccgatcttaacttatgttgagaatcaaggtagaaccggtcatagcctatattgtatgacaaggtataaccgatcctaactagtatAAGGAGACAAGGTAGAACCGGTCATAACTTATTCTAGTAACATGGTATAAGCGATCCTAACTTAtttttgaagattagacatgtggaataggagctactaaaatttatttatctttttttgtattccatatgtattgatagttttgtcactaaaattgacaaagggggagattgttagagcattactcggtcgaactcgcatgcatttctatctcaagcatgtttgtcaatgttagtgatcaaaactataagtcttgatttctagtctactatagctaagtctcggactaggatagaaagtgtagttgagctcaagactccatggcgatcatcatacaaagacgaagaactactgaaggaactggtggaacttcatcgactaaaaggtatgtggagacttgaacttatctatcactcaaaagtctatctactttatctcctatcttgagacaaaagtcgttttgctatatagactttgattatacctattttgagccgagtttatattgcttatttatttctcgaaatatgtgttggtaagatttcgctttggccaagttcatctttactagtgacgaaagtcatattaagtttcaattacttgaaaattgctttgacaaaaaatagtgtgtgaacaacaactatataacatcctctaagaatgtcacgatgattgaaatgagagtttagattatataaccatggttgggtATAAAAATTTTGTG
Above is a genomic segment from Papaver somniferum cultivar HN1 chromosome 10, ASM357369v1, whole genome shotgun sequence containing:
- the LOC113315339 gene encoding uncharacterized protein LOC113315339, whose amino-acid sequence is MNDTHLLLGRPWQYDAHVVHNYYENTYTFYKDGKHKILHPSKSSTVVETRSDSKTSALVATIAHLFHNNHTLRSHEDKKPSVEILKKVRPLLLKYGALFPEELPTYLLPLHNLQYHVDLIPGASLPNQAQHRLSPQEHEILMG